In the Dehalococcoidia bacterium genome, GGTGTTCGGCGCGGCCGTCGTGGGCGCTGCATTCCTTCTGGCTTGGGCCTCAGAGGCGGCGCGCAGGGATTTCCCCGCTCCGTTGATCGTCGCTCTTCTCGCCGTTGTAGTTGTTTTGCCGGAGTCTAATGTAACCTTGCATCTCATAGCCCAGGCGGGCAGGGAGCCATCCTATACGGCATACGCCGCCGCCAGCATGTCAGGGGCCAACCGTATCCTCGTGGGCCTTGCTGTGCCTGTCGTCTTCTTGGCCTTCTTGGCCAGGTCCCGTAAGGGTGCGCTTCCCTTACCCGCCGCCGCTTCCATTGACCTGGTTTTCCTGGGGAGCCTCACGTTGTATTCCTTTGTTATCTATTTCAAATCGTCCATCGCTTTGTTGGACAGCGCCTTTCTGGTGGTTCTCTTCGGTCTGTACCTGTGGCTTGCGGCCCGGGCGCCCCGGGAGCAGCCGAGACGGGAAGGCCCACTCGTCGCCATGGCCCGCCTCGGACATGGCTGGCGGCGCGCCATCGTCCTGGGCCTGTTCCTCCTGTCGACGCTCGGCCTCGTCGCTTCCGCCGGGCCGTTCGTCGAGGCGCTGGCCGCCACCGGCAGGGCCACCGGTGACGACCTTCTGCTTGTCCAGTGGTTCGCGCCCCTTGCCGCTCAGGCGCCGCAGATTGTGGTGGTCGGCGTGCTAGCCCTGCGCGGATACGGCGGTGAGGCCCTGACAGCGCTGATCGCCGCCCGGCTGGCGCTGGGGACCCTTCTGGCGGGCGCTCTACCCGTTGCGCTCAGCCTGTCCGCGGGCGCGTCCCACGACCTTGTTTTGGACTCGGTGCAGCGCCAGGAGTTCCTGTTGACCAATGCCCAGGCGCTATTCGCGGTCTTCCTGCTGGCGTCCCTGCGGCTGAAGGCATGGGAGGCCCTGGTCATCTTCGTGCTTTTCACGACTCAACTCGTCGTGTCCGATTCTCAGGTGCGGCTTATCTATTCGGCTCTCTACGTCGCGGGGTGCCTGGGCCTCATCGTGCTGTCCCGCGAGCG is a window encoding:
- a CDS encoding sodium:proton exchanger codes for the protein MKNWALVLVAVALTALGFVRRAAGIPAPALYQDALVFGAAVVGAAFLLAWASEAARRDFPAPLIVALLAVVVVLPESNVTLHLIAQAGREPSYTAYAAASMSGANRILVGLAVPVVFLAFLARSRKGALPLPAAASIDLVFLGSLTLYSFVIYFKSSIALLDSAFLVVLFGLYLWLAARAPREQPRREGPLVAMARLGHGWRRAIVLGLFLLSTLGLVASAGPFVEALAATGRATGDDLLLVQWFAPLAAQAPQIVVVGVLALRGYGGEALTALIAARLALGTLLAGALPVALSLSAGASHDLVLDSVQRQEFLLTNAQALFAVFLLASLRLKAWEALVIFVLFTTQLVVSDSQVRLIYSALYVAGCLGLIVLSRERMRSIVNLIPMATRVLQQGGGATGGPASRTAPHGR